The Brachyhypopomus gauderio isolate BG-103 chromosome 1, BGAUD_0.2, whole genome shotgun sequence genome includes the window tttactatatgtaagagaaacctgactttggcctggcccagcataATGTTATGCTTCAAAtccaactggaaacatgacacatggaGTGGTGCGCACAGGTCAAATGATGCAGAGCAGCAATttaagaggcctgctgtatgcctgtaaggtcttgggtcaggcaaaactcaaatgctTCATAAATAACATGTTACTCTATGTacgagaaacctgattttggcctggcccattTTAGCTCTCAAATCTAACTGAAAACGTGACACatgcaggcctgatagttttcaggcgccacgccggaattccggcgtaccgacgtgtccgcgagaaaaaaaaaattgggagggggatccgtcaaatcataatgataaatcacacgcgcgcgcatgctatctgttttgaggccgaaatatgatccttatgatccttacgaggttcccaagttacgattgtggtggaaatttggtgatttccatttagatcaggctttcttagtatacgttaaacacattagaaataagGGTTTTGCATATGTGTTTTAATCAAAGCACTAAAGTCATTCTGGTGACTTTAGTAGGCCTCagagatgtgtttatgtgtgcctgtctgggacatttaatctgatgttcctctggatgttcctaaactgacctcgctggagacgcataatctcagcttggaaaggactacggcgacactcagtctgccatgccatcacgaggatgctgagcagggagggggcacgcatcatatgcatctgtcaaatcagagttaatcactccttactttgtccaatcatatttagttaataaccgtgtgttcacctcgtggacaccgtgtgtattgatgatcaagggtataaaggatgagagttcggaatggggaattagctctctctgtgactgacacgtgggtgtttgtaacggagatctcaagGGTTTAATCTATGtctatgtttaaataaatcattgtacttattatctaacccaactgcttctgacctattttgtactcaccattgaagggtttcagaatttctaagacattttggcaccccagatgggactccacGACTGAGGACGGCACACCTGAGGGAGAGACTAAGCGCTTAGCTCCTGAAGGCCTTACTTCAGTCAGCCAACGACAAATTCCGTTGAGCGGGactcgcaggtgtgtgtgcctccTCGGCGTCGGAGTTTTCCCAGGAACAGACGAACATTTAAGTTAACTAAACCCTGGTGAGTACAAAGTGTTGATATAAACTTATTGCAGAGGTTGGGACTTCTCTCCTGGTGCGTGTATACACGGTTATGGTTATCGGGCGGGGTAACTGAATGATTAAGTGTTTCACCCTCGGCTAGGAGTCGAGGAGCAGAGtatcagggagagtgagagtcaggttctgcgtgagtgtgagtgttgtgtgagagttgttatttttttttaatccacgAAGCAGCAAAATGGGCGGATGTGGTAGTAGTCATACTGACAGGGAGGTCAGTGAGATACTGCACGCACATCCTAGAATAAGGTACATGAAAGAACGGTATGGGCCCGAAAgtttaaaacaatttcacatgTGGGTAAAGAAATGTGATTTCCCAGAGGAGGGGAGTTTTAACATGAACCGAATTGCAGCATTAAAACGAAGTCTGATAAAAGAACAATATGATGGGTTCAAGGTAAACTGGGAAGCTTTTGACTTGTGGGAGAGGGAGGCGAAATGGCGGGATTATAGATTGCAAACACAAACTAAATATGAAGTTCAACGGGAACTTCAGAATCTCCAGTCTGTTAAGTGTGTTGCAGATCCAGACCTGGACGGATGTCCCAGGCGACCCCCAACCGCCCTGAcggccccacccaaccccaccgacGTCGAGCCCCAGGAACCAGTCAGACGAAACAAGCCTCCTCCAGCACGTCCAATCAGCCCAGTGGCTATGCACACAAGATCGCGAGACGGGCAAGACACAACTGCCGGACCAAGCCAAGGACGGATGGTCCATGTCAGCGAGTCGCCCCTGTCTCCTCCTCCGGAAACAACCAAGGATCAGGtgatgtgcccaatggtagagGTGGCTGGTCAGGATGGGCCTATGCTTGTTATGAGAACATGGACTGTTGCAGATTTACAGGAAGTGATGAAGCAGTTCAAGCTCCCTGGTGACATTGGGGGGCGTAAGTTTGCACATGAACTGGACATGTTTTGCCGTGAGTTCAGGCCGACGTCACATGAGCTGCGACGACTCCTGGGCCTGAAACTGGGAGTAGAGGTTACAAAGATCCAGATGGACTGGTCAGTCAAGAACATTCAGTTGGTCAACAGTGAGTGGTCACATGAAGGTAACGAACCGTATCGGACAATGTTACATGAACTATGTGCAGCAATACGGGATGCCTTTCCCCTTGTTATGGATTTAACCAAAATAGCtatttgtaaacaaaatgaCTCAGAGACTGTGCAGGAGTACCTGTATCGACTCACCCAGGTGCATGATGCTCACTGCGGCATGGACAAGCCCGACAGGATGGACAACGGGCCGATCACACCCTATGAAGCTCATTTGCGGAATGCTTTCATTAATGGACTGAAGCCGGAGATTTCCGAGAAGCTCAAGGACACTTGCATCACGTGGGAGACAGCCAAGATGGAGGTGATTGTGCAACATGCTATCCACGCGGAAAGGCGATGGAAGACGGTGAGTGCCTGGAAGCAAGACAAAGAACCGCGGCAAACACAACTTTCCATGGTTCGAGTGATGAGGGGCGATGAAAAAGGTAACTGTGCAGGAGGCAAAAGCTGGAGGGAGCAGAAGAGGACTAAAAAGGTGAAGAACCGCAGGAGAGATGATGACGACAACGCTTGTTACATCTGTGGAGAAGACGGACACCGGGCAAGAGGGTGTCCACAAAGACAGGATAGCGGGAGAAGCAAGGTCAGCAGAGTCATGGTGGGGACTGATGTTCGGAGGGGTCAACTGGTGATGTCCTGAAGGGTCAGGTAagacacaatttttttttttcctatgctctgcaatgaagaaatgcttccGCTAACACCTActggttctgttttttttttttattcctttattatatataaaaaaaataaataaaaaaaaattatatacatattatTCTGCAACTGGGCTATGCAAATAATGATGAACTGTCGTATGGGGAACATATGCTGTGTTATGAGACAAGTGCTGCTGCTGAGCGGTTATGTTTTTTGGGGTTAACTTGGGCAGAGCAGGTTAGGTTTCAAACAGTAAACGGTGTGGCTGAGACAGGGTTTGTGTGCGCATGGCAGTGGGAGTGGGTGCGATGGTGTGCGGTACAGTCCGTCAATGGACGGGTTTTTTCTAAACCACTGATTTGGGAGGTCAGAGTGAGCAGGGGAGTGCAGCTGTATCTGGGCGAGTTGCCAACATTCCAATGTCCAAAgataagagggtgtgtgtgtgtgtgtgactgaagggAGTCCCACAGACTCTGTGGTCCCAGGGGAGTGTGACTTAGAGAAACACATCTAGGTCAGACCGTAGGCCTTGCAAACCACAGTACCCCTTGAAGCGGTCAAGGGGATACGACCAGTCTTTGAGACATTGGGAAAGGGGGGGGTAATTGTTCCATATGCTAATTCACCAGTGGGAGTTCCAATTTTTTTTCCTGAGTGAAAATTTAGGGAGCCTGGTGTACCGAGGAGTGGAGGTTGATAAAAGCTCTCCAGGCGGTAAAATTTAGATGTGGTAGCAGGAGCCCCGTTGGTACCGAATCCCTTAACAGTTCTGTCACAAGTCTCACCTGACAGTAAGTGGGTTTTTTGTTGATTTGGCTAATGCCTTCTTTTCTGTACCGGCACATGCAAACTCACAGCTTTGGGTTGCTTTTAAGGTTGATGGTCAACCATACACTTTCACTCACCTAAGCTAAGGCGGTCGACAGGCCtttaatgcatttaaaaacAAGCGTTGCACACATCCTTAACATTGGGCCTGGCTAACTCTGTATTTCTGTTTGTCCAAACAGCAGATGATAAGCGGCGACTGAGATCTATTCCCCAATGCCAGACCTGAGGGAGGTCTGGAGCTATTTGTGGACGGATCGGCATCACGTAATCCAGCAACAGAGAAAAACTGTGTGGGTTATGCAGGGGTTTCGCAACACAGCACTGTTGAACCTGGACCACTGTCAGGGCACCATTCGGCGCAGGCAGCTGAATTGGTGGCTCTGACTCAGGCATGCTGAGTGGTTCTAGGTAAAACAGTGGCGATTCGCACAGGCAACAGGTATGCCTTTGAAGTAGTGCACGACTTCGGGGCTATCTGGACACACAGGGGGATTCTCACTTCATTGGGGAAGTTGATCACACATCGTAAATCAATTGCTGAACTTCGTGATGCCATTCTCGTCCCGAAGCAAATAGCGGTATGTAAATGTGATGTATATATTCTGACAATAAAGATTCTGTTTATTATGGGTAATGAACGGGCAGTCATTTTAACGGAATTGGACACCATGTACACTCAGCGTGTAGATAACACCATTGTTTTCCCAACAGCTGAGATTAGCGAGCTCCAGGAGACAGCAGCCGTCTCTGAGTTGTCTGAATGGCAGCGGGCGAGGGCGGtggaacgggggggggggggggccttggGTTGGGCCAAACAA containing:
- the LOC143525417 gene encoding uncharacterized protein LOC143525417 gives rise to the protein MGGCGSSHTDREVSEILHAHPRIRYMKERYGPESLKQFHMWVKKCDFPEEGSFNMNRIAALKRSLIKEQYDGFKVNWEAFDLWEREAKWRDYRLQTQTKYEVQRELQNLQSVKCVADPDLDGCPRRPPTALTAPPNPTDVEPQEPVRRNKPPPARPISPVAMHTRSRDGQDTTAGPSQGRMVHVSESPLSPPPETTKDQVMCPMVEVAGQDGPMLVMRTWTVADLQEVMKQFKLPGDIGGRKFAHELDMFCREFRPTSHELRRLLGLKLGVEVTKIQMDWSVKNIQLVNSEWSHEGNEPYRTMLHELCAAIRDAFPLVMDLTKIAICKQNDSETVQEYLYRLTQVHDAHCGMDKPDRMDNGPITPYEAHLRNAFINGLKPEISEKLKDTCITWETAKMEVIVQHAIHAERRWKTVSAWKQDKEPRQTQLSMVRVMRGDEKGNCAGGKSWREQKRTKKVKNRRRDDDDNACYICGEDGHRARGCPQRQDSGRSKVSRVMVGTDVRRGQLVMS